One stretch of Cheilinus undulatus linkage group 5, ASM1832078v1, whole genome shotgun sequence DNA includes these proteins:
- the sf3a1 gene encoding splicing factor 3A subunit 1 → MPPGPVQIVQPEPNNKNDAVVEETPATKPIVGIIYPPPEVRNIVDKTASFVARNGPEFEARIRQNEINNPKFNFLNPNDPYHAYYRHKVNEFKEGKAQEPSAAVPKVMQQAMQQSQQLPQKVQSQVIQETIVPKEPPPEFEFIADPPSISAFDLDVVKLTAQFVARNGRQFLTQLMQKEQRNYQFDFLRPQHSLFNYFTKLVEQYTKILIPPKGLLNKLKKEAENPREVMDQVRYRVEWAKFQERERKKEEEEREKERVAYAQIDWHDFVVVETVDFQPNEQGHFPPPTTPEELGARILIQERYEKYGESEEVEMEVESEDEDDERENRKDGQPSQPDQDTQVQDMDEGSDEEEDGVKAPLPPDNPMPPPLPPTPDQVIIRKDYDPKASKPQPSISVPDEYLISPITGEKIPASKMQEHMRIGLLDPRWLEQRDRSIRERQTEDEVYAPGLDIESSLKQLAERRTDIFGVEETAIGKKIGEEEIQKPEEKVTWDGHSGSMARTQQAAQANITLQEQIEAIHKAKGLVGEDDTKEKIGPSKPSEIHHPPPIPSSAPSLPKPSPPVTAVPRPPASVAPPVRTTLLSAVPVIPRPPVAPVVRLAPGQVITQMPPMIPAPRINVVPMPPSAPHIMAPRPPPMVVPAAFVPAPPVPQPPSAAPPPPVHPPPPHEDEPVSKKMKTEDNLIPEEEFLRRNKGPVAVKVQVPNMQDKTEWKLNGQVLNFTVPLTDQVSVIKVKIHEATGMPAGKQKLQYEGIFIKDSNSLAYYNMSNGSIIHLALKERGGRKK, encoded by the exons ATGCCGCCCGGGCCTGTTCAAATAGTCCAGCCGGAGCCCAACAACAAG AATGATGCAGTGGTGGAAGAAACCCCTGCCACCAAACCCATCGTTGGTATCATATATCCGCCTCCTGAGGTCCGAAACATTGTTGACAAGACAGCCAGCTTTGTTGCCAG AAATGGACCAGAGTTTGAAGCAAGAATTCGTCAGAATGAGATCAACAATCCAAAGTTTAATTTCCTCAACCCCAATGACCCCTATCATGCCTACTACCGTCACAAGGTCAATGAATTTAAGGAGGGTAAAGCACAAGAGCCGTCTGCAGCAGTGCCAAAGGTTATGCAGCAGGCCATGCAACAGTCCCAGCAGCTTCCTCAAAAA GTGCAGTCACAGGTGATCCAAGAGACCATTGTCCCCAAAGAGCCCCCTCCAGAATTTGAGTTCATTGCAGATCCTCCATCAATCTCAGCATTTGATCTGGATGTTGTGAAGCTCACTGCCCAATTTGTGGCTCGCAATGGCCGCCAGTTTCTCACACAGCTCATGCAGAAGGAGCAGAGAAACTACCAGTTTGACTTTCTGCGGCCACAGCACAGCCTTTTCAACTACTTCACCAAATTGGTTGAGCAGTACACTAAG ATTCTGATCCCTCCAAAAGGACTGCTGAACAAGCTGAAGAAGGAAGCAGAGAATCCAAGAGAGGTTATGGACCAG GTGAGGTACCGTGTTGAGTGGGCAAAGTTTCAGGAGCGTGAGcgaaaaaaggaggaggaggaaagagagaaggaacGGGTGGCCTATGCACAAATTGACTGGCATGACTTTGTGGTGGTTGAAACGGTGGACTTCCAGCCAAACGAACAAG GACACTTCCCACCACCCACCACACCTGAGGAGCTGGGCGCTCGCATCCTGATCCAGGAGCGCTATGAGAAGTATGGAGAGAGTGAGGAGGTAGAGATGGAGGTTGAGAGTGAGGATGAAGATGACGAACGAGAGAACCGCAAAGATGGCCAGCCATCACAGCCTGATCAAGACACACAAGTGCAGGACATGGATGAG GGATctgatgaagaggaagatggCGTGAAGGCTCCACTGCCACCAGACAACCCAATGCCACCCCCACTGCCACCAACTCCAGACCAGGTTATCATTCGCAAAGACTACGATCCAAAAG CTTCCAAACCTCAGCCCTCAATCTCAGTTCCGGATGAGTACCTCATCTCGCCAATCACTGGTGAGAAGATCCCGGCTAGTAAGATGCAGGAGCACATGCGTATCGGTCTTCTGGATCCACGCTGGCTGGAGCAAAGAGACCGCAGCATCAGAGAGCGACAGACTGAAGATGAAGTCTACGCTCCTGGTTTGGACATCGAGAGCAGTTTGAAACAGCTGGCTGAGAGGCGTACTGATATCTTTGGTGTAGAAGAGACAGCCATCGGTAAGAAGATTGGTGAAGAAGAGATCCAGAAGCCAGAGGAGAAG GTTACCTGGGATGGCCACTCAGGAAGCATGGCTCGTACTCAACAGGCAGCACAGGCCAACATCACCCTGCAGGAGCAGATTGAAGCCATTCACAAGGCCAAAGGACTGGTGGGAGAGGATGATACTAAGGAGAAAATTGGCCCCAGCAAGCCCAGTGAGATTCATCACCCACCTCCCATTCCTTCATCTGCACCCAGTTTACCCAAACCCAGTCCTCCAGTCACTGCAGTGCCACGCCCACCTGCCTCT gtggCACCTCCAGTACGCACTACTCTCTTGTCTGCAGTACCTGTAATTCCAAGACCACCTGTGGCTCCTGTGGTGCGCCTAGCACCAGGACAAGTTATAACACAGATGCCGCCCATGATTCCTGCTCCTCGTATCAATGTGGTCCCCATGCCGCCATCAGCACCTCACATTATGGCACCCAGACCCCCTCCTATGGTTGTCCCAGCTG CATTTGTCCCTGCTCCTCCTGTGCCACAACCCCCAAGTGCTGCTCCCCCACCACCAGtccacccaccaccacctcacGAGGATGAGCCAGTCAGCAAAAAGATGAAGACAGAGGACAACCTTATTCCAGAGGAGGAGTTCCTTCGTAGAAATAAG GGCCCGGTGGCAGTTAAGGTCCAGGTCCCCAACATGCAGGACAAGACCGAATGGAAGCTGAATGGCCAAGTCTTGAATTTTACCGTCCCACTCACAGATCAG GTGTCTGttattaaagtcaaaatccatGAAGCTACGGGCATGCCAGCTGGAAAACAGAAGCTGCAGTATGAG GGTATTTTCATCAAGGACTCCAATTCCCTGGCTTATTACAATATGAGTAATGGCTCCATTATTCACTTGGCACTGAAGGAGAGAGGTGGAAGAAAGAAGTAA
- the LOC121509602 gene encoding TBC1 domain family member 10A-like, which produces MANIENGRQSADTRSIRTISSSHMDDESSLGSDSEINGFTSDRQTDKYGFIGGAQQSVEGQTREVPPEVLRQREVKWLEMLGHWDKWMIKRFNKVRLRCQKGIPPALRGRAWLYLSGGKMKKEQNRGKFQELDSQTGDPKWLDVIEKDLHRQFPFHEMFVSRGGHGQQDLFRVLKAYTLYRPEEGYCQAQAPIAAVLLMHMPAEDAFWGLVQICEKYLPGYYSPGLEAIQLDGEILFALLRRVSPLAYRHLEKHKIDPILYMTEWFMCAFSRTLPWASVLRVWDMFLCDGVKIIFRVGLVLLKCMLGTREKLKACQGQYETMELLRAVEPRYMQEGFLVREILEIPVTARDVEREHHTQLKRWKKNRGELNFKSPPRMHGARIIMLAEPPRRQDLEQNPTIVLEVPQPTPKLKKGKEEKKSKKKRSIKKSQAIEDIPNPYSLPSDPPPHPSTPPAPPPISRGTLETVSETETDAPPSDLPPAKESPLQRSTHSLSSTEQDTYL; this is translated from the exons ATGGCCAACATAGAAAACGGTCGTCAATCGGCGGACACAAGGAGTATCCGGACTATAAGTAGCAGTCATATGGACGATGAAAGCTCTTTGGGATCAGACTCAGAGATCAACGGCTTCACCAGCGACAGACAGACGGATAAATATGGATTTATCGGTGGGGCGCAGCAGAGCGTGGAGGGACA AACTCGTGAGGTTCCTCCAGAGGTGCTCAGACAGAGGGAGGTGAAGTGGTTGGAAATGCTCGGCCACTGGGACAAGTGGATGATCAAGAGATTCAATAAG GTGAGGCTGCGGTGCCAGAAAGGAATCCCTCCTGCCCTCCGAGGCCGTGCATGGCTCTACCTGTCAGGAGGGAAGATGAAGAAAGAGCAGAACCGTGGAAAGTTTCAG GAGCTGGACAGCCAGACTGGAGACCCCAAATGGTTGGATGTGATTGAGAAAGACCTCCATCGACAGTTTCCCtttcatgaaatgtttgtgTCGCGGGGAGGACACGG GCAGCAGGACCTGTTCCGTGTCCTGAAGGCCTACACTCTGTACAGACCAGAGGAGGGGTACTGCCAGGCTCAGGCTCCTATCGCTGCTGTTTTGCTTATGCACATGCCTGCCGAG GATGCCTTCTGGGGGCTGGTCCAAATCTGTGAGAAGTATCTTCCTGGCTACTACAGTCCTGGCCTG GAAGCAATACAGTTGGATGGAGAGATCCTGTTCGCGCTGCTACGACGTGTCTCCCCGCTAGCCTATCGCCATCTGGAGAAACACAAGATCGACCCCATCCTCTACATGACAGAGTGGTTTATGTGTGCCTTCTCTAGGACGCTGCCCTGGGCCTCTGTGCTGCGGGTCTGGGACATGTTCCTCTGCGATG GGGTGAAGATAATCTTCCGTGTTGGCCTGGTGCTGCTGAAGTGCATGCTGGGTACCCGGGAGAAGCTAAAGGCCTGCCAGGGCCAGTATGAAACCATGGAGCTCCTCAGGGCTGTAGAGCCTCGATACATGCAGGAGGGCTTCCTTGTCCGAGAG ATCTTGGAAATACCAGTGACGGCACGAGACGTGGAAAGAGAGCATCACACCCAGCTGAAACGCTGGAAGAAGAATCGTGGAGAGCTAAACTTCAAGTCACCCCCTAGGATGCACGGTGCTCGGATCATCATGTTAGCCGAGCCGCCGAGGCGCCAGGACCTGGAGCAGAACCCCACCATCGTTCTGGAGGTGCCACAGCCCACGCCGAAGCTGAAGAAGGgcaaagaggagaagaaaagcaAGAAGAAGAGAAGCATCAAGAAGTCCCAGGCTATTGAGGACATCCCTAATCCTTACTCTCTGCCCAGTGATCCTCCACCTCATCCTTCAACTCCACCGGCCCCGCCTCCTATCAGCAGAGGGACTCTAGAGACTGTATCAGAGACTGAAACAGATGCACCTCCTTCAGACCTTCCTCCTGCCAAAGAATCTCCTCTTCAGCGCTCCACACACAGCCTTAGCAGCACAGAGCAGGACACCTACCTGTAG